atttttacatgtaatatacatattagtgGCGATGATAGTCGCCGCGTTTTTACAAATGCCGTTTTTAACGAGAGCTTCCATCATGGGAATTGTACCGATGAATCTTATAACTTACTTGAAACTTGGCGTAGAAGCATCTCTAGATTTTACAGCCATAAcagtgttaatatttttaatgaccGCAAGTGAGTTATGCGaatccaaatatatataatatactctaatatatctaatgtaagaaaatctcttaaagaaaaattaagcaataattaaagcacgaagtatttgaattttttgtgtcttatattgatatatgttttatgtatctattttttttaacacagtGCATTTTGTTATGCTGGGCATACAACGCATATTTGGGCCAAGATTAAATACGAAGACGGAGACAGTTAAAGTGATTTACCAGAACGGACATTCGAATGAAAGCGCACACGTATCATCGACATATTCCAATTCCATGCCGAAGGCGCAATTGCACACAAGATTAATGAAGAACCTGCAGgaattctacaattttatagttttgcAATTAAACCGATGTACAGGTACTTCTtcgatataaaaacaaaaattgcatGAGAAAAATCCAATAATAATTGCTAATATCCTATCATTTTCAggaaaaatcaatatcttgATACAGTCGATTATTGATTGGAATCAACGCGGTTTCAAAGTACGCGAGGAGCTCTCCTGTTCCTATCAACCATCAAAAAAGAAACGCGAGGACATCATTGATAACTATGAGGAGTGCCTGAGTATGTTATCGGACGATTTGACGGATAATGATTCTTTCAATGCAAGGATGCCATCATACGAGAACTATGATAATCGTGATGTTGACAACTTTTTAGATAGAAATAGATTGAAACATTCCCAGCGTAGAGTGTATACGTCTAGAAGGTGAATAATGTTATGAGAGAAGATTCTCCTATcacatacaaaataactaaagAATGATAGAGTTTTATTATAGCACAATTTCACTATCTGGtaaaatagtacaaaatatatatggtAACGTATATGTTATAGCACAACTCCGTCATCTACGTCATCTACGTTGAAAGTACCTTGTATGGGAATAACGAGAAATGGCATACGTTGTCGGCTTCATCCTTCACCTGGGCAAAACTACTGCCACCGTCACGCTACTGGCACCTCTGTTCTGGATGACTGAACgaaattcgaataaattatgtcaaatgtTATAATGAGAGTGAAAGTAACGATGAGTTCTTCAATTTTCTACTAACACAATAAGCAACATAATCAAAGGAAGATTGAcgatagtaatatatataataattactaaaatttaattggatatttattataaatttgtttattatattaataataaaaaagtattatataataatattaaatatgctagaaattaataataaaataaatttataataaatatccaatcaatatttagtaattattatatatattacaattgtgATCATTAATTGTGATCTTCCTTTGATTACGTTGCTTATTGTTGAGTAGAAAATTGaagaactttatttatttattttgcaatgtgTAGCGCACAATGCGTTTTAGTAaagaattgattaattttttttcttcagtaagtgtttcaaaaaatacaaGTCTTAAAAGTTTGGTATTACGTTAGAtcttgataatattacatttgtatatattttaacctAAGTgttagtattaattaatttacagaatttgttttaattttgatgacTTAAATATCAAGTTAGGATGTTTTCATGTTAAAACGTACTTATAGAAATACTATTTTTCATGacataatatagaaatagatTTTCTCAGTGATAAATCATTGTATCATACATGTATTcataaatgtacaatttttctacttcataataatgaataatgatgataataatatctaaaagcattaatatatatatgataatacttaaaaatattataaaatttgaatatcacacaatatttaagtttttttttcacaaatattattatttttattttattcaaaaaatcataaaatacaattagcAAATCATTTAGCGatatgcaatttattgtttcataaaaatatggcAAAGTACAAAGTACAAAGTACTTTTCTGCGGTGTAGGTAATCTTATAACTCTTGTACAAAATTGTGTAAattgatacaaatataaacttgtgtttttttttatcaattgtgTTTTTTATTGTGCTTTCCATCTGCGACATTCCAGGAAAGCCGGCGCAATGTTTAAAATCCACAAACGAATATCCCGTCTTCCTTCATCCGCAGACTGCCATGTCAAATTGCGTGCACACAGCATCACTCGTCAGCTCCAGAAATTTCATGTGCCTATCAAGACCGGCTCCCACCACCAAGTTACGCAGATTGCAATAATTCGCGCCGTAATCGAATACCGTGAACCATCCGCTTGATACAGAATCGCCCTATTAAACgatgatttatttgttgatttaGCATTTGATAACTCGTATCTTAACTTGCATATGTTTACCAAAGAAAAATCAGgaatttgtaataatgatAAGACATCGTGTATAACTTTGCGCAGTTTACGAGTACGCACTTCTACATACTTTTATAGCGATTTAGAATAGTGACGATTTCAAAAACTCACTGTAGCAAAGCATGTGTTGTTCCTCTCCTCAAAGACAATCTTGATTTTTTCAAGTGATTTCAGATTCGACATCCTGTGCGTCGCTTGGATTACATTTTCCTCTGCTGGTACTTTCAGCTGTCACaagattacaaattaattaagttaatcaATTGACgttaatttgaattaatgaTAAGATTGTATTCTCACTGTATATAGACAATTGCCCTCACGTTGTCGGCAAACGTTCCACGAGGACCAATTCATTATTTGACATCGAAATTTCTGCATTACATATGTGCACGGATCGTCAAACTTCCTAGAGTCAACATAGctgcttttaaaaaacatttaatgcgCGCcttggtaaaaaaatttaaagatttaagaaaaaagaatctgaaaatatataatattctatgtTAGAATATGTTTTTTAGAATATGTTGTTATGTttgttttatatcaaaattatttttggaactttaaaatattttatataagagagagagagagagagataatatataagagtaaagcaaattaattttataaaattacaaaattctaatctttgaaaataactgattaaaaacatttgtatttatttgttgttaTTTATCTTGATTgtcttcaaatttatttatttctgaagcaaatgcaaattaaaaatccattagttcatttaaaaaatattacttttacacCAATTTTGAACAGGGCcactgaaaataatataatatcgacGTTCCACCAGCGCGATAGCTCGTTCTCATAAGGTTAAAAAGTGCGGATCGTATATTTTTCGAGCGGTGTCATCCCGGTCAAAGCAAAATATACGAGCCCCACGCCGCGAGCGATATTGAGTTTCCCTATGTACATAACATAACATGCCGCGAGAGCGGTAAAGACGTCTGGTTCAAAAGAAACTGTTCGAATGTTCTAGTTCTCGTAAAAACGATGTGACAATCATTTGCTATTACCGAAGGATAAAAGCGTCTGGCGATGCTTTGAAAAACTGGAATTAATCGCGACAGTATAGTGGAACGTAAACTCATCTTGAAACTCTGAACGTTCTCAGTTTACTAGAAATGTTTGTCGTTAGTTCGATTGACTTCTAAATGTGAGATGTTTTGGTGTGCCGCTTTCAACgaacaaaatgaaattgaaaatagtgcttcttttgtaaaatttgactGCAAGTAACAAGGGCTTCCAAACGTTAAATATTGCGATAACTATAATATGCCTTAAAAAGTCAAGTTTcgattaaagtttatttaagtTTGACGAAGAATATACAAGAGAGAGCTTGTCTCTTATAAGTGCAGTCCATCACAcaaaatttcatcattttttttaagttatacTGTGAAACTATTTATGCCTGGACGCGTATATAGTGCAAATACCATTTTACAATACAGGAAGCGTGCAGTGGATACGGAAACAACATAGTCATGACGAAGCACATTATGCAAATTCCCAGCATTCCATGGATATAGTAAGTACAgtatttagattttttcttGGGTGCTTTGCTTGTTGTACTTATCGAACGTTTGCTGTCGGCTGCACAAAAGGCAACAAATAATTCATCAATTacattatctttataaaaatcagcTCACTATCTCGCGCTATCAAGTATATTATtgacatataataaaaactgcgAAGAAATTCCTTCTCGAAACAGTTTAACATTTTGAAGGACATGTGAGCAAACCTAgctagaaaattaaaataaataatgttgatCTCGATTCATTTAAAAGTTTAGTTCGTTGAAAAAATCcgtttatttccaaaataaaataattcaacatgCAAATGGACACGTAATTGAAGGATTGCTTTCTTAAAAAAGTAACTTAACCATTCTGCTTTGACGTAACATGATCTTCCTGCGATTTCGCCAAATCCCTGACTCTGTGACGAAAATAATACGGCGGCGGGTCGATCGTCACGTTATCCCGGCGCGTCGACATCTCGGTCCTTTTAACGCTCTTGGACGACCGGACCATTACAAATCGATCATCTTTCacgaaaatgagaaaaaaaggcGGCAAACGCTTGTCTTTCCCCGAAACTTGTCGCTATGCTGAAAGCAAGCAACTgtcatatcatatttattgcgCCATTGTTTTCAGAGAACCTTTCATATGTTGTGTGAAACTGGTTGTTCTGAAGCATCTTCAGCATATGtgatataattcaatataattctattttccgAGGTCCGAGAAAAATTTTCCCCGAGTGTGCAAAGGATATTGCAGATactttgcattaattaaagaaatattatgactggcttattttttgataaaagattGCTGCGAAATATTAAGATCTGAAGAATGTTCTTttcatgttaatttttttattgataattaatagtatttgccatagaaaaaatataaaatcttattattaattaactttagaTTTTCGAAAACACAGACGTACatgaaaagtataaaaaatatatttatcaattaaaataaacaaattttaataaagaagttTCGtgtgaaataaacaaatattatcgcATAGCTTGTCATacgcgtatatatataaatggaataacttttttataaacattttttgcgACACATCGGTGACGCGCAACGGACTTCTCTAATGGATACTATCTACTAGTATCATAAAAGAGATGTCTCATAAATGTACGCAACTCAGCTACTACGTTTTTTTCCCTTCAAGATCTCGACTTAATTTCTTTCCCTCCACTTGAGCAGTCTTTTCAGCTCTTGTCAAAATTGCTGTTAATCTTTGCTTGTAGCAAACATAAGGAAttgaatcaaaaaaatattactgctataataaataattaatttgtccaaattaaaacaatatttaaacaaatgtctaattttgaaaattagaaaaatatgtaattttaattttttaaattatttgcaattgaaTTCAGAGATATTTTCGGCAGGGTGAGCGCTGATACAAATTGTATCAAAACTTGCCGTTGATGATTTCAAGTACTGCTTTTGTTGCTCGTTGTGTCTCGCGGAAAGACATTAGGGCTGAATACAAGACGGGAGTAGACGACATGTCGGCTTGACAGCTGGTGGCGATGCGAGATCCGGTTCACACGACGTTCCGAATCCCTCTCCGTTCTTTCTTGCCTTTGCGACGGAGAAAAGCTCTGCGAAAAAATGGCGTCTTCttatcatttttcatttttctcacACTTTTCATATATCCATCATCTAGAAGCAAATAAAGAATGTTTTTGTATTAGAAAATAAGATGcatacataatacatacaaatttttaaccaACATAAACCATCATCTATCAAGATATTCCATGTATCACAAATTACATGAAGTATttagaaatgaaataaaatcttcggattaaaacttttttaatgattacTTAACACAATCTTAatgtagtttaatatttttaaatgccatTCATCTTCTGAATTGTAATATCTATGGATATAcgaatttatattactattactaATGATGAAGCTAGTAAACAAGAAAACACTGTCTTCATTCATTCTTCCTTTCTGTTGATTCACTTTCACAGAAATGTATCCCATCTCATCCTTTTTGATCACAATAGTTTCTTGATTGTCATCATATTCATtatccaaattaatatatgcaaaaataatcaataaattactttgctataaaaaaatccattaaaagaatttttttaaatcagaaaaaatatttcaaatttgtattacagatgatatatatatatatatatagaattttataactttacatAAATCTTCTTTACACAGCGTTTACGACAAATTTCCGTTATTTTGCTTTAACTCTTTTACGTTTCTCGCAAAACCGATCGGCATATACATCGGGGAGCAAATAAACGATACGACAGTGACGACGTGCGACGCGATGACGGCGCTCCGCCGACGCGACGCTCCGCGCCGTCGTGGATTTTATTTACCCTTCCGCTAGTGTATCGCGATGCTCTTTTTCGCCGGCCGTCGCTCTCGTCGACGTCCACGTACAACTTGACAGGCATAAAGACGGCCGCTCGACCGACATCTGGCCTGATGCGCGCACTTTGTAGTCTCCTACCTATGCGTAAAGGGAGTCTCGCGTCGTCTTCAGCCTTTGCTGGCGCACAAGAATTGACAGGGCGAATCGTCGACGCCTTTCTAGGAGTCTGCgaaagatatacatattttatagcTCACTATGTCTCATACAACATTGCGGAAAGACATTAAGGCTGAAAAGATCGATTAAATTGATCTAAGTAatcctttttaaaattttatagtgttTAATCGTTAAAGCTCtcacattctattaaattttacatgaaaAGCTAAATACTGTACATAATCTGAATGAAATGCAGTTACAAATAAAACTGTgacatgttttatattaaaatagagaaaacATCCCTTTATATAATCTTCTTAAAAAACTGTTGTAAACTCTCACTAAGTGGATtttgaataaaacttttgatcCTTTCGATCAAAGCGTACATACATTGTTCAAAAACACTCGTCGTGGCTGCAAAGCTGCTGTACTTGTCTGAAAAACATTTGTAACAACTATGATAATGTGTTaagaaataatcatattttctgTTACATCAACAATGATCATTCTAACCTAAATTTGACACGCCGGCCGGTAGCAATTGTTTCGCATTTTTGTCAACCCTTCGAAAggattaatttcatttttgtcATTAAGCGATGCTCTTTCACCTTAGCAAATCATTTATCCGAGACAAATGCGACCGCTTGCCTCAGTTTTCAGATAAAACTTGTTTATCTCCGCGTCAAGGCACTTATCGATAATTGTATGGAATACAATCTCGAATCGATTAGACCCCCATGTGATTCTGATTTCGACCGAAGACGTATGATGATGGAGCCACATGTCCCCCCACATGGCCCCACCAAGGGCCAATGACCTACAAGGCCGTTGAATGACCGTTCCTATCGGTCAGGTGACCAGCTGATCGTAGTATCGTAGTTACGTAACATTAGCACGTGCTCACATGTACACGCGCACACACTTATAAACGGTACGCCCACGCtggatttttaaaagttatataactTAGCCAAAAATTGACGTAGCGACATGGGACAAAAGCGGTTCTTCTCTGCTTCGCATCCCGTAGATGACTATACACAGTACATATGCTCATATAATCAGAACGGAggatcataaaatataataaaatcttatccgacaattataaaatacttatttatcgaaaataatattcacttttAGTCCGGGAAAGTTGAATTCAgtctatcaaatttttttacatatttaaatatttttacactttgCAATAATTCGctaaatttattagattttcGTTACGTTGTATGgttctttgatttttatttgcatccaTGCAAAGTTTAAACAAGTTTCCTCAGATTTTTCTTGGATGAATTTCTactctataaaaaatacaaacaaattagaagaaaaattaatatacggatttattttataaaactaaaaatgtcTGTTGGAAGTcgtttatttgcattatttttattctttaattctattttgttacaaaattaaacaatttaatttcgatagaaaataaatagaaaaaactcaaatatttatcaacgattttttagatttaaaatagataattttgggaaataaattcttatcgaTGTCTTCTAATtcgtgtatatatttttttcaaaagtgaAGGATTGGATGATCGCGTTTCAAAGGGAGACGATCGGTGTGCTCTTTGaagttttcaataaaatagaatcaGACGTAGCGGAAGAAACGAAAGAAGCGATTCCTACGAACTCTCcctagaaatttataattcgaaCCGCCTGTCGGCAGCTAATTTCCTGTTCGGGAAGGCGTGTCTACGGCCATAACGCTTTCTCGCGGTTAACTTGAGCGGTTGAGAATCTCCGATGAGATTCGGTCGAGGGAGGAAGATGGaaacagaaagaaagaaagaaagaaggctACATGGACCCCGAGATCTCTTCTCCTTTGCTCTTCGCACTTTTTTCGAAAATGATGTCTTCGCAGCACTTGGACGATCGCGAAGCAGCTGCTTCAAAGCTGAAGAGCTACGAAGAAATGATAATGAAATGACGAACGTTGCAGCTGTTAAGAAGAGCGGTACTTGGCGGTCTCTTTACTAATATTTCAGGCTAATAATTGAGTGTGCAGCTAAaacagtaatttaaaaaagcgcATACAaacaagaattttattttcaaaaattgcttgtttaaaattttttaaatcagagATACACgatttttgattttaattcacTATCTCTTTTATACTCGATCCTAAAATTTCGATTGATTTACTATtacgctttaaaaaaaattttacatcaattgTTTGCGCAAGCTCagtaaaattgaacatttgaTGCAATCAATCCGTTTAACGACCCATGTAAGCGCATAACGCAGAAATAAACGTTCTCCACGTGGAGGAAAAGAGGTCGCCCCCTCTTCATTAACACATACTTCATCGGCGACGCTTAATGAATCAGGCATTCATATATCAGCTCGCAACAACTCGCGCGGTGTTTTTTCAACAGGCTTGATTTATCTGCGTCGAAGAACGGgggggaaagaaagaaagagagaatcgTTCCATCGAGGAACCATTTTCGGTGttcaaacaagaaaaaaatcgtctcCGACTCTTGGTCGGCTCAACCCTTTCGGCATGGTCAATAGCAGCACGAGCAATAAGATCCTGTTTGTTCCCGACACGTGCATCCttcgaaaaatgaaaaattattttttccgaGCTCCAAATCTGCAACGAGGTTTCTGTCGATTGCATCCGCCGCGACCCTTTTCTCGCACACGACCGACGGGGCGCATCCTTCGAGGCCCTTCCTTCCTTCCCTCTCGACCCTTCGCGTCCCTTCGTCCGGGAAATGACGACACGCAGTCGCACGGCGAAGAGGCGGCGCTTCGTTTGTCCAAACGAGGAACCACACGCCCCGTCGCGTAGTCGTTCGTTCTTGTCCTCGCACCGCATTTCCGGTTAAAAAGTTACGGCGtacaatttttcagaaaattcaACGCGTCATAAATTAGTCGCCGCTGCGCGCAAAAGGAAAGTAAACCCTCCATTTATTTCGCGGCTATGAAATCTGGCTCGTTCCACTTGGATCAAGTATTTTCTAAAATCGTCTAcgattttgattaaaaaaaattagaggattattttttcttacgtTTCAATACTAATTTCGAGTTCTACTCTATGTAATAATACTTTGAAATGTATCAAAATGTAGATTTTCCGATAAATTATTTCCCGacaataatacaatacaaataaatcaacggaaaaataatgttaaattgaATGAGGAAAATCAATGAAACAATTGTATGCAAGGACTTGTTTCGAGAATTATGCATAAAGCACGGGTCATTGAACAGAGCGAACAGCATTCAGCGAACAGCATCGGCTGGACCGATTCCTCGACGCGGCCTCGCGCGTGTCCTTTTTGTTTTCCCGTAACGAAAATGTATGAGCTTTCTTTGGCTCCGGCCGAGCGCATCGACGCTGTCGACGAGAAGCTGTCTCGGGAACGCGCCTATTAGTGGCCTTCGCGGTATCGTAAAGTAAATCCTACAAAAAGTCGCGGGTGCTCCTTTACGATCCCATCGTTTTCACGGGCGTCGATGGCTCGCGAAGGGCCGTGGAATTTACTGCCTCCGTTTACATTCCGATCTATTTTAATGAACGACGATAGCTTTTTAGCGCTTCTTTCCTTCGCATGTCTGCCGAATTATGAGAACCGGAATTGCGAAGAAAAATACCTGACGTCAAGTTTCAGATCGATTCaaaagtttgatatttttcaaacgaTTATAATTTTCCAACACGTTCAGGAGAAGCATTTTTTCATGCTTCCaataaattctatcaatttgTAAAGCTCGCTAAACTAAACTAGTCTGCAGAGATAGCCGAAACGGTCCTCTCGAGATTCGATTCGGTGAAAATGACAGGAGCGCGAAGCCGCCAAAGCGCGCGGTTGTAGTTCGAGGAATTTTCATTCACGGATCGTTCATTGATCGCCGCCGCCGACGCGAATGGATCACGGGGGCTGCTCCGACGCTTTCCTAACAGGAAACATAATATCCTGGGGTGGATCGGGAGATACGCTCGATTATGCGCGCTTTTTGTCGCGTTGGCGCCAGCGGGGCGAGGACAACTCCCGCCCCTTCGTCGAACGAAATACGGCTAAAATCATCCGCCAATTTCGAAACTCGGGTCGGACTGACTTTCGAAAGTGTCGAAAGGAACAGACGAAGACCCGGCAGTCTCTTGTTACACATCCGTGACCGCGGCGGGAAAACGAGAACTTGGCATGTCTCaccgaaaaattaatatctaagaCGAAAAATAAGTaggaattttaataaaatggaaCGACagacttaaaaataaaaatgtgtagaAACAAGTTAGAAACAAAGATATGCGCTtttgttatcattattaattattatcgaaaatactaatatttttaatctcagtagtttaataatttaacaaaaaataattaataaaaaaatgatgcaGCTTTCGTATTTAGCCGTCACGCTGTCTTGCCGCTTAAAAACCGGCGTTGCCAAAAATAAAGGCATCTTAAAGACGAATAATTCAGCGCGACATCAATGATGAAACTCGCGTAACTCCGCACACTCGAAAAGTGCAAAATGTAGCTCGCGGAGCGCCATGCTTCGTGTTCCTATAAATTCTCGCAAATTATAATGGGCATGAGGCCACTTAGACTGACACACGACGGCGGCAAACAGCTGTTTCGGCGATACGTTGCAGCAGCCGGTCGCGCTTGTCTTCGCTGTGAGTCTCGCGCTCCGAGCCAGCCACCACGTCATGCGCCAAATGTGCAGTACGGTCTCGTCGGATGACACCTGCTTACAGATGTTCCAGATACCAT
Above is a genomic segment from Linepithema humile isolate Giens D197 chromosome 6, Lhum_UNIL_v1.0, whole genome shotgun sequence containing:
- the LOC105671391 gene encoding uncharacterized protein, which produces MVRSSKSVKRTEMSTRRDNVTIDPPPYYFRHRVRDLAKSQEDHVTSKQNADSKRSISTTSKAPKKKSKYCTYYIHGMLGICIMCFVMTMLFPYPLHASCIVKWKFDDPCTYVMQKFRCQIMNWSSWNVCRQREGNCLYTLKVPAEENVIQATHRMSNLKSLEKIKIVFEERNNTCFATGDSVSSGWFTVFDYGANYCNLRNLVVGAGLDRHMKFLELTSDAVCTQFDMAVCG